In Pygocentrus nattereri isolate fPygNat1 chromosome 19, fPygNat1.pri, whole genome shotgun sequence, the sequence CTGGTGCAAATACTAGGAAATGCACATTAGTCACAAATCGTtattaaaatgactttattttaaaatgcagatctttttcactttgcttgatttcatttcaaataatgcctgttaaataaaaacatgcaaatgctTGTTGTGCACAAACTGCATTTCAGTGCATCTTCTCAAgtactttaaataaaataaacaaacacattcttcatataaataataaacaatccTTTAGGAAGATTCAAATCCACAGACAGTACTTCAGAATAATAcagacctggagaaacagtCAATAAATAGGTAACTGTTGATATTATAACAGTCACTAGAATCATTTTCACTTCACCAGAATTATACTTTTAAATCTGCAAAAATACCATCAGTAGTTATTGCACATTTGAAGTAAAGCTATTTTCAAGTTCAGGATAAAGATGTTTGGTTATAATTTACTTGATCagatatatttattcatttatgtatttgGTCAGATATACTAGCATCTCTAAGGACCCAGTACATGCAATCAAATGTTCCCTTTTCAACAAAAGACATTCTCCGTGTCCAGTCAGCATCAACTATagtacaaccctgtttccaaaaaagttgggacgctgtgcaaaatataagtGAAAACAGAATGATATGCAAATCGTGTAAaccttatttaaaaaataattaaaatagtacaaaaactaCATACCAAGTGTTCAGACTgagagatgtttttaaaaaccaAATGGCCATTTTGAACTTGAAGTTCGGAGGGgggcatgtttatcactgtgctgcatcacctcttttttttcttagttttgaaagtgaaatgttttcccattcttgctcaATATAGGATATAGGATCTCCTTTATCATACTTTTCATTTCGTAAAGCACCAACTGTTTTCAATGGATAACAATTTAGCActtggactcttttaatacagaggcatgctgttgtaatacatgtagaATGTGATTTGACATTGTCTTTCTTAAATAAGAAAGGGCTTTCccgaaaaagacgtcatctggatgtcagcatattttgccaaaacctatatatatctttcagcattaatggtgccttcacaagtgtcatgtgcactaatgcacccccacAACTCCATGGATGCAAGCTTTTCATCtgtgtgcactgataacaataaaatgttgATTTATCAGACCTCAGGACACTTTTTTTATCTCGCCTCAGTTTATCTCAactgagctcaggcccagagaaggcagcagcgtttctggatcctgtttatatatggtttttTCTTTGTGTAGTATAGTTTTtaccttgcatttgtggatgcagcgatgaactgtgCTCATAGGcaatggttttcagaagtgttcctgagctcatgcagtgctgcctgagagcCTTAAGATCACAGGCCCAacttctttgctattttatattgACAAACGTTATTTTTGAATTGTGGCACTATTAACCTGTGCAGTCTTTCATAGACTTGTGAACCCcttcccatctttacttctgaaagactctcagagatgcttgttttatacccaatcatgttattgacctgttgccaattaatcaccaggttttattttagcattacacaactttactagCCTTTTTGCCttatctcaacttttttgaaatgtgttgctggcatcaaatttaaaagggatgtattttttataatttgACATGtcatctttgtactattttcctaGCATTACATTCTACTTTTatctacattttgcacagtgttccaatttatttgaaaatgtggtTGTAGGAGTAACGGAAATCAAGTTGAATGCAAAGACCTCAAAGTGCTTTAAGGTACCATTTTTCTACTTAAAGTTATAATACGCACTCTACAAATACCAGGAACAGGTTTTTAGATATGCATGGGCGAATGGACGACTCCACATTTTAAGCTTGGGTGTACACATTCAGAACTAGAAATGGCTTTTTTCAAGATTATATGTTCCTTTTAAGGTAACTCACATCACATAAATAAGAACTAGGGGACATGTGCTTGATAAAGAATATATGGTCCCTATCTGAAATCACTTGGTCTTGTCCTCCAATCCACTCTCTGCTCTCAGTGCCTGACTGCTAGCTGAGATGAACTTGATCCACTGTTGAAGGTCCTCTGGGATATCAGGGCATTCCACCTAAAACAAACAGCCAGGAAAATGTGCCAATTGTTAGTACACTAAAGGGCCCATTTCATGGAAAATCAGTTTGACGTTATATGTAAACGCTGTAACTTTTAAAATATACCATCCACTGCCCAGTCCACAGAGCAcatatatagaaactaagctgcaaaaaaggGTCTACTctgaattcaatgttttttgtgatgtcatgaaaaccaactcatttacatatccatctattcagcctacagcagtttagccctgcttAGTGGTTTAGGCCAGAGGCACAAAACAAAGCAGCTAGTAAgttctcatttacatatatttgtccaaaatgaatattaataaaagGTTTAAAGGGATatagagaggttggaaaattgtctggtaaaactaaattattaatttttggtacataaaaccacacaaatgtcaggCCTCagggaaacaaaataaaatgagataTTAAAAAGATATGGACACTTATTTTCAGTAATGAGCTTTACAGTGCCCTAACTGAAAGCCCTAGCGATGAGCTAATACGCAAGCAAAAGTCAACACCTTTGGCACAATACTAAAcaatataatatgatataatacAATTACATACAATAGAAATACATACGATACAATACAAAATGATATAGGGGTGCAACTTTTCTTTTGGCTGATAACTGACCATCACCAGACAGTGATTAATGTTTAAGGATGTGACCCATCAAAATATCAATTTTAAAACAGATACTTCCGGTTATAAAGTCTGACTGGCTGAACCACGTTCAAAGCCATTTTAAAATACTTGACATATGCAAACATAttaactgaattctgtattaatgcactGAGAAATTAAAAAGTACTGCTTGCATGGACTGTGGACTGGAGTATAATAAAATACGTTAATGATTACATGACCAAGAACTAAAGAGCCCCTTTTTATTTGTAAGATCACCTTAACTagtagagagagtgtgtaatgTGATGCTTATTtgaccatttaaaaataaacattgcgctaagatgcttttgggaaacccaTCTGAGCTATATTTTTAAGTCTTTGGttctgtatttattatataGTCACTACTTGGCCATCAATAAGATAGTTCTTTGTCTAATTGATTACAGGTGCTTGTTTTAAGCAGTGGTCAAAAGCACCACTATTTATAGCTTTacagttcatttttttgtaGGTTTATCCAGCAAAATGAGTTGCCTATTACACCCTTATGTGTACAATTCAAAAACATTCCTCAACTTAAATGATAAACCTGATTATACAAACAGGATCTGTTGTTTATTGAAAATTAAAATTCAGTCAATGTTTTCAACCAATAGCACTGAAACAACAGTTTATGTGTCAATTAATGGTTAATTGGTTAACAATTTACATCCCTAATAAGATATGATGTATTGTAACACCTCTAAAACTCCTGTGCACCTCACCTGACAGGAGTCATCATGATCTTACCTTTCTCTTGCAGAGGAACTCCAAAATCTTGTCTGGAGAGCTGCGAAGGACGTTTTGCCTGCACAGCATCACTGCAGAGATGAAGCCGTCTGATTTGGAGACGAATCTCTGCTCCACGTAGAAGGACTTTTCATCCCAGGCAACGATGCGGGTACGCAGCTCAAAGGCCTCCCCGAACGCAAGCGAGCGCCGGTAGCGGATGGTTGAGGCTCCAATGACCATCGTGGCCTTCAACACACGAGAGGCCTTGAAGATCCCGTTGCGGGTGTAGAAGGCGACCCTGCCCATATCACACTCTCTCAAGTAACGTGCGTTGTTCATGTGGCCCATGAAGTCCAGGTCCTGAGAAAGCACTCGGCTATGGATGACCTGCTCGGCCAGCACATCTCGGACCGGTTCCTGGAGTGCACATTTTATTACGACCCATGCCCCCCTCAGGAAGTACCACACGTCAAAGCAGCCAAACAGCACCAACAGGGCTGACAGGACCCACAGCATGCTGCCTCTAAAATCAGAGATAGTATCAGGGGGATTAAACACACGCCTACACACTTGAAAGTTACAAAGAAAGTTACTTCAAGTTACTCAGTGAACGCTAATTTCTCATGGTCATTATCCCATTATTGTCCAGActtgacatttttcatttcttttggtccatctgTTCTCTGAGCTTGCTTAGTCAGAGGAAATATTTCATATCGATTAACCCATATGGCTAAAATTGGTGTAGTgtaaattaaaatgacattaattcACAAAATTCAAATGGATCCATGGTATAACTGCACAATGTTTCATCACTGTAGACCAGGGCTACCCAAAATGTCGACCATGGGCCATAGCTGGCCTTTTAGAACAATTGATATGAACGGCCAGAAAGGTTCCTTGTTCCCACACTCACCTAGCaagaaacaaacatattttaaaccATATACAGCTTATTATGATCTTTTTTCCTCTtaaattatgcatttttaagtattttattttcacaaaatatagCGTAACAtcataaaatactttttatcCTCAGATCACCACAAACATGTTGACCGCCAACATAAAAAGTTCGGACACCCCTTCTTTAGACCACTCAAAGCAAAATTTGTGGCATTTTTCTTTCCAGTGCTAAATTCAATGGTTGGACATGACTTGGTTAACCTGACAGTGGATaacaatattattaatatatatttttttgtaataacatgggggcagtcatgggctggaggtgacctcgtgaccggaaggtcgccggttcgatcctcagagccgacagcacatgactgaggtgtccttgagcaagacacctaacccccaactgctccccgggcgctgcggattgggctgcccaccgctccgggcaagtctgctcactgccccctagtgtgtgtgtattcactagtgtgtatgtggtgtttcacttcacggatgggttaaatgcagaggtgaaatatccctgttgtgggactaataaggtcctcttaatctaataataataataataataataatactctaCATTTTATATAGTCAAACAGATTCAcagagtaaaataaacaaacaagacaacaacagaaagaaaaaaacattgacaTTACTGAGTATTCTGAGGTAACTCAGGTAAACTGAGTCAGTTATGGTTTGGCTACAGCACTGGGCTTCAGAGCATCTGTATTCAGGCCAACAACCTACATAAATTATAAACCTAAGCTGGCATAACAAGACTCAAAGTACTCTATAACTCCGCACAAATGCTTCAAATGCTTAGGCTTCGTTGCCTTCGCTTGTTTTCCGACAATGCAACTGCAAATCTCACATATTTAAACACCATCATGAGAAAACCACCATCTTCTCACTGTAGCCTCCACAGCCTCACTGGCTGCAAGACAGAGCGCTAGCTAGCTTTGCCCACTCATATTGATGCGGCTAACCGGGCAGAGGCGACAAACTACGGCTGCAGGACCACAAAACAAGCGCTCCAACACGCCCGAACTCactaaatgagaaatattaaattcagagatatttttttaatcctgCAAACAGACAGCATTTTCATTTACTCACGCTATGAAAAGCCGGGTGCAGAATGAAGGTACTTCCGTGTGCCTTTGGATTGGCGTGCGCAGCAGTCACGTGGGCAGCGATGATTCCGCCTCCTTCAGGTTAAAAAAGCTCTTTTTCCATTCCACAGTACAGCTAACGCCACACTACATGTCCAAACGTTTGTAGGCACGtttattctgaaataaagggTATTAATAGGAAGTTTATCCCCCTTTACTGCAGTTTCAACCttgactcttctgggaagacatTACACTAGATACTGGAACACTACTGTGAGGATTTGGTTGCATGTAAGACCGTAAGTGAGGTCAGATAATGATGGATGTTCAGTTCCATCACAAACGCCACTTCAACTCATCTGAGAAATTGGATGGTGCTCCATCTCTCCAGAGAGGTGGGTATAAAACCCACCAGTGCTGGGCTgtggggctttatacccctctaaccCACGCTCAGGACTGGATATGGTGACCATAGACTGGGTGCATTGCAGgaatgtgtgggtgtatgttttgtgacgtcacaaaaatacatttaaaatgggctgttttgttttatggaCTGTATAAACTGGGGAGCGAatgctgttttaaaactttaaaagtgcTTACATACAACATCAAATCCTTTATTTCAGAAGTAGTGAGGAGTgtctatgatatgggcccttcagAATAGCCATATTCACTAATTAGATGGAGTGTCTGGGTATGTTTGGATATAAACAGACGTGGATAAATTTGTTGGTAGGCTTGCAGTTCACTGAAACAATGCAATCAGTATGACTTTGGTTTTTTATACAGTAAAGCAAAGAAAGTGTGAAAAGAGACAAACTATTACTTTTTTGACAAAGAAAGCATGATTAAGACCCACAACACACTAAAAGCACCCAGGAATGGATAAGAACAAAACATCGGCCTATTCTGAAGTGGCCTTCAATGGGCCCTGATCTGAATCCTATGGACCATCTATGGAAAGAGCTGAAACATGCAGTGTGGAGGAGGCACACTTCAAGCCTGAGGCAGTTGAAGCAGTTTGCTCAGGAAGAGTGGGCCAAACTACATGTTGACAGGTGAAGTAGTCTCATTGAGAACTACAGAAATCGCTTGCTTCTAAAGGGCTAATGGTGCAACAAAATATTGGGTTAAGGGTTCcatcatttttgtccattccatTTTATAATTTCAAATATTAATCAAAAGTCAAAAGCAAAGAGAAATCTCTTCTCGgccttttggctaagatcaagTGTATTATCTGctcttatcagtttaatatctgatacgtCTCCTATCCGGGGACCATATATTAAATAGATTTTTGGAAAAAGGAGATGGAATAGGAGCCTGCTCTGTCCACTCCACGCATCAACCTGATATTGCAGTATTTCCAGGAACGGTGCACTTCCTCCAGGGAAaattttgggggcagtcgtggactggtGGTTAGGGATCCCcagccggttcaatcccctgagccaaaAGTACATGACgttgcccttgagcaaggcacctaacccccaactgtaccccaggcgctgcggatagggctgtccaccactctgggcaagtgtcttcactagtgtgtatgtggtaactggatcctggatttcctaagagacctcagttagtcaggatcggaaataacatctccagtgccaccacactgagcaccggtgcccctcagggctgtgtgctcagtccactgctgtttactctactgactcacgactgtactgcaaagtacagctcaaatcacatcatcaagtttgctgatgacacgactgtggtgggtctgatcagcaagaacgatgagtcagcatacagagaggaggtgcagcagctAACGGACTAGTGCagagccaacaacctgtctctgaatgtagacaaaactaaggagatggttgttgacttccgaacagtgcgaggtgaccaccccccactgaacatcactgtctctgctgtggaaatcgtcaggagcaccaagttcctttGTGTCCATATCACAGATAACCTCActtggtccctcaacaccaactccatagccaagagagcccagcagcgcctctacttccttggtttgggaattgcaccgcctcagattgcaagaccctacagcgtatagcgaggacagctgagaagatcatcggggtcactctcccctccatcatggacatctacaccacacgttgtacccggaacagctttattcctcaatcAGGTTTttacaaggactgagctaaccaGAGCTATATTGTTACTTTGAGCActtcatttctttattaaaaaca encodes:
- the si:ch73-52e5.2 gene encoding protein THEM6, which translates into the protein MLWVLSALLVLFGCFDVWYFLRGAWVVIKCALQEPVRDVLAEQVIHSRVLSQDLDFMGHMNNARYLRECDMGRVAFYTRNGIFKASRVLKATMVIGASTIRYRRSLAFGEAFELRTRIVAWDEKSFYVEQRFVSKSDGFISAVMLCRQNVLRSSPDKILEFLCKRKVECPDIPEDLQQWIKFISASSQALRAESGLEDKTK